A single genomic interval of Halomonas sp. GT harbors:
- the iolE gene encoding myo-inosose-2 dehydratase, producing the protein MSVRLGINPLTWTNDDMPALGGDTPLDTCLAEGKQAGFSGFELGHKFPRVPEKLGPILEKHGLSLVSGWYSSELLTRSAEDEIEALKPHLHLLKSLGANVMVFCEVTHCVHGERETPLSHSPRMSEEGWKTFIPRLNQVADYCLEQGVQIAYHYHLGTVIETPDEIDRLMAEASPSVGLLLDTGHLVAAGGDPVLLQRKYSDRINHVHCKDIRKDVLADVRNRDLSFLDGVLNGMFTVPGDGYIDYTTLFEGLRESDYSGWVVVEAEQDPAVSHPLTYACLGHDNLRRFLAEARLTVDA; encoded by the coding sequence ATGAGCGTAAGACTCGGTATTAACCCACTGACCTGGACTAACGATGATATGCCCGCGCTAGGCGGTGATACGCCGTTGGATACATGCCTTGCCGAAGGTAAGCAGGCAGGTTTTTCGGGCTTCGAGCTAGGCCATAAGTTCCCCCGGGTGCCTGAAAAACTTGGGCCCATTCTTGAGAAGCACGGTCTCTCGTTAGTCTCAGGCTGGTACAGCAGCGAATTATTAACCCGCAGTGCCGAGGACGAGATTGAAGCGCTCAAGCCGCACCTGCACCTGCTCAAATCGCTGGGTGCCAACGTCATGGTGTTCTGTGAAGTGACCCACTGCGTACACGGCGAGCGTGAAACGCCTCTTTCTCACTCGCCGCGCATGAGTGAGGAAGGGTGGAAGACATTTATACCACGACTTAATCAGGTAGCTGATTACTGCCTGGAGCAGGGGGTGCAAATCGCCTACCACTACCACTTGGGCACAGTGATTGAAACGCCTGATGAGATTGATCGGCTGATGGCCGAAGCCTCTCCCTCGGTTGGGCTGCTACTGGATACTGGACACCTAGTGGCGGCGGGCGGCGATCCGGTTTTATTGCAGAGGAAGTACTCGGATCGCATCAATCATGTGCACTGCAAAGATATCCGCAAAGACGTACTGGCGGATGTGCGTAATCGGGATCTCAGTTTTCTTGATGGCGTTTTGAACGGCATGTTCACTGTGCCAGGGGATGGCTATATCGACTACACCACCTTATTTGAAGGGCTTCGAGAGAGTGACTATTCAGGCTGGGTGGTGGTGGAAGCAGAGCAAGATCCTGCAGTGTCGCATCCACTAACCTACGCCTGCTTAGGGCATGACAATTTACGCCGCTTCTTAGCGGAAGCCCGTTTGACTGTGGACGCGTAA